The stretch of DNA ATTGCATCTTCCTATCATGCCTTTCTCTGTTGAAAATCTTCCCTGGGTAGCTCTACTCATAGGGTGagcaaaactaacatggatggaTCCTTTGATACATCTTCTAGGAGTGATGGCATTAgtatgttactccctccgttcggaattacttgtcgcagaaatggatgtatctagatgtatttcaATTCTAGATACATCAATTTCCGaaacaagtaattccgaacggagggagtacttcacAGTCATGACGGTGGGGAAATTCATTGATCAATTGGACTTACACCTCTCGTGACCCTAACCCCTCCCGCGACCCCTGTGTCGCCTCCCCCGGCAGCGGCGGGGAAACCCTAGCTGCGCCGCCACGGCTCCCTCCCCGCCTCGCCACCCTCCTCGGCGCTGCTTGAGGCAGCCGTCGGGCAAGCCCGGGGTGCCACGGATGATGGCGGCGGGGCCTCGGCTACCCTGCCTGCGTGGGGAGTCCCGAATCTGGAGCGACGGCTCCTTTGGCGAGGCACGGCAGGCTCCGGCGAGCAGCTGTGCGGGCGATAGATCTTGCGTCCTGGCCACACGGGCGGCGGGATCCCGATGATCGATGGTGGCTGGCGGCGGCTTCTGCGGCGGTCGGTGCGCGCGATCTGGCGCCTCCCCTCCTCCCCTGTTCAGCATGCGGGCCAACCTGGTTGGGCCACACTTCTCTTGGTCGCCGGTTCTGTACAGTAGGCGCTGGTGGTGGCGGGGATCTAGTTCGGGTGAAATCCCTAGCCGGACATGACCGGCCGCGCCAACGGCGACGCCTGAGGGCGTCGTTCCCCTCCTTGGAGGCGTCGGTATGGAGTGATCTCCTCACTTCCCCTTCCTTAGGTCTCCCGAGTGCTTCCAGATGCAGATGCCGGAGGTCATCctctttttctaaaaaaaagaCAGTCATGACGGTGAAATATTGTTTAGCTCCGGAAGATTTATACACATTTGCTCCTTGGCCCTTGAAGCAGAAACAACAACCTGCATGAAAGGCATGACATCTTCCCTACAATCGTGCAGCACAggcaccctgatgatttttgaaTCAGACTGTCTTGAGTTGGTGAAAATGTTAAGCAACGAGGAAAGGAATCAACCATCTTTAGTGTGCTTAATTTGTGAGATTTTACATCTCAAAGACATAACAACTGAACAATTGTAGTGATTACATGGCCAAGTTTGCACGTATTGAGCGCCTCTCGAGTAATGTAAGTTTGTGATCACAAAAAGACCGTGTATGGCTTGACATACATAATGGAAATGGATTCAAATTTCCCGATAATTGCAAACTGCTAGACCCATCTGGAATTTCACGTAATTAAGGACAGTACGAACATGCTGCAGAGATAGGCGATGCAAAGTGAAAAGCTAAATAGAGGCTGAGTTTTGGAAAAATCAAAATTTATAATTCTGTGTTTCATttctttttttgaaaaaaatacaCATATATATGCCCGAAGGCATAATGTGCATGTGTGTAAATTTTGTTGATGAAATATATTAAAATGAGAGCTacacaagaagaagaagaagaaaacaaaTCTATTATACTTTTCAACACTTGGAACTGTTAATTCTCAAAGTCCATGATTTTGATACTTTTTTTGTGCAGCTCGCAATGGGATGGTATTTTATCACGAAATTTCACACACGTATACATTAAATCATTGTATACGTGCATATCTTTGAGAATTTTTTAACTGAAAAGTTTGAATTATGATTTTTCTTCGCCCTGTTCTGATCGTGTAAGCGATTCAAAGCTAGTTTTTTTAGGCTGTACAGTGGAGCTAGCTAGTAGCATCCATCTCTTATGTTCGATCTGTCCAACTTCCGCTCACGAACGCACGACGACGAGTGGGCTTTGGACCGTGTGCGTATCCGACTCCCAGATCAAGAATCCTTGTGCAACCTCGGCCCCATGATGGCTTACTTGGAAGGTGAGCTTCTCCCCGGGCCGCGAGAAGGTCAGCGACTTCGGCGAGAAATCCAGCCCCACGTCATGGTCCATGGACAGCCTGCCTGTGTACTGCTCCACGGGCCCCATGTTCGTCAGCGTCCGCCGCACCGTGGTGTTGGCCGGCACCACGATGTTCGGGTAGTTGAGGTCGACGTCCGACACAGGGGGAACGATCTTGCAATTCAAGTTCAAGTCCTGGATGATGTCTTGCAGGGCgtagtagtcgtcgtcgtcgtcgagctTGGCGAAAAGATGGCAAACGTACCCAGCGTAGTCTCTGACCTCCAGGTCATAGACGAGGCCCGGATCGACGGCCCGCGTGGCGTTGACGTGCCCCGCGCCTAGAGCGAAGGCGCTCGCCGGCTGGTGCTTCTCGTTCATGATCCGGTTGCCGTCGTTGTCCAGGTCATCGGCCGTGGTCATCATGGCTGACCTGATGGCCGCCGGCGACCAGTCCGGGTGCAAGCTCTTGAGAAGGGCGACCACGCCGCTGACGTGCGGCGCCGCCATCGATGTTCCGGACTTGAATCTGAAAGGCCCCCGGTCTGGGctcgcggtggcggcggcgaggatgTTGAGCCCGGGCGCCAGGATGTCGGGCTTCATGATTTGCGGGTTGTTGCGGCTCGGGCCACGGCTAGAGAAGTACGCGACCGTGGGCGACTGCCCGATGCCGAGCCGCGTGCCCTTGAAGAACACCTGTGCCGCGGAGTCCGGGTACTGGCTGTAGTCCTTGAGCTTGCGGCCGACGGCGGCGGGCTCCTGCACGACGGAGGACCCGTACTCCTTGAAGCCCAAGGTGAAACCAGATCTCTCCCGGCCGATGAGCGCGACTTGAGCCGCGCCATTGTCGTAGAGATTTTTGATGATGCGGGCCTGAGCATCAACATTAACCCGGGCATAATCGCATATCAGGATGTGGCCCCTGGTGCGGTCGGCGCTCACGTTCTTGCACAGGTTACCCTCACCGGGGTAGTGAAGGGGTTGGTAAGCGGTCGAGTTGGCCCCCTGCACCAGCGCCTCTCCTTCCACTAGGTCGCCCGACTCCAGCACAAAGTCGGCGGCGAGCCTCCGGTCCACCGACCCGGCGGCCACCGTGATCTCCCACGGCGAATCGTTCTTGATGGTGGACGGGTTGGGGCCTTTGTTGCCAGCAGAAGTCACAAAGACGACACCCTTGGCCACCGCACGGAATGCGCCAATGGCCACAACGTCTTtgtccagcggtagtaccgccctagtACTGAGGGAGATGTTGATCACATCGACCCCATCGCTCACCGCCGTATCAATCGCATGAACTACGTTCGAACGGAGGCATCCAGTAGCTCTGCACGCCTTATAAACGGCCAAGTGTGCGCCCGGAGCGATCCCGGCGGCCGTCTCAGCGGCCTGTCCGTGGGACGACGAGGCATTGGCCACGAAGTTGCCCACCGCAATGGACGCCACGTGCGTGCCGTGGCCGGTCTCATCGGCAGGGTTGTAGTCCACCAAGGACCTGACGCCAATAAGCTTGTTGTTGCAGCGGACGCCCTTGTCCACGCCCGTGCACGCGCCCTTCCACCTGGCGGGCGGCGGCGAGATGCCGGCGTCGTCGAACGAGGGATGGCGCGACTCGATGCCGGAGTCGATCACCCCGATGATGATCCCTTTGCCGTAGCTAGATTTCGCCCACAAGCCGGCGTCCTTCCTCAGGCCGAGGAACTCGGGCGAGCGGGTCGTCGTGGGGTACATCATCCCGTCCGGGAACCAGCGCCCGAAGCCGGGTTTCCTGGACGCGGCGTCCAGCTCCTCCTCCGTCAGCAAGGCGGCGAATCCGTGAAAGATGGTCTTGTACGAATGGAGGAGCCGCGGCTCGCCGTGGGCGGTCATGTCGTCGGGGAGGAAGGACCGGTACCAGCCCTGGCGCGCATCGTCGTCCATGACCTGGGCGTCCGCTcgaggcttgagaaggatgatgTACGTCTTGTACTCCGGGGACGGCGTCGGCTCTGCCGCTGTGAGGCTCGGGCTGGGAGGGGAGGATGGGTGGCCGGTGGAGGAATGGACGGCCGGTGGAGTGGAGAGGAGGAAGGTTGTACACAAGCAGAGTGCAAGTGCTACGGGCGCCATTGCCATTGCCATTGCCATTGAGCACGTACCACCTCGTAAGTCGACTACGGCGAGGATCGGAGCGCAGCAGGATTGCTTATATAGGCAACATATATGGGTAATGCCGTTCGGCCGGCGCTAACCGCGTCGCTCTTGATTAAGAAAACAAAGAAAATATGCCATATATACCATCATTAAAACACGAAAGTAACCACGTTACATATGTAGTAAGCACTCCAAACAATTAAAAAAACCACGTAAGTAAATAAAAAAGTTGCAATGGTATTATTGAATTGACACTGACCGTGATTATTTGGGGGTTTATTATCCGTGTTTCTTATTTTCTAAAGCTACAATCCCGCCATGCATGGAACTATTTGATTTGTCAGCACCTGACACATGCAGCTATTAACTAGTAGTAGAAATTATTTCCGAATTTCACATGAAAAGTTTCCTTTTATCATGACGAATAATATTACACTAATGTTTTATATATGTACATCTATTTATACCCTATAAATAAAAGCAAGAGAGATGACAGATCCAAGCAATTATATATGTACATCTATAATATCTGACGGCCCCTAATCCGTCTGTGGTTAACTCAACAAGCCACACAATTAGCCACTGATCCTGCCCACCCGTTCGAAAAAAAATAACCCACGGCCGCGTACACACGCACGCCCCGCACAGGACGTTCCCCCGCCCGCACCTCCGCCCAACGAACAGAGCATGGCCGGGGCCTCCACCCCATCCTCCTCCGCTTCTCCCCGCCTCCatcctccgcctccgccgccacaACACTAATGCAAAGGCATGTAAACTGCCGGGAGAAATCACTTTACAGGGCAGACAAACTGCCGGGACAGCATTTCTCCCGGCAGATAGAACCGCCACGAGAACGGCTGCCGGGGATTACTTCTCCCGGCAGATAAACTCTTCCCGGCAGTTTTTCTGCCCTCGCCCTTGTGTTTGCCGGCAGTCTGTTTTCTCCCGGCAGATTTGTCAAAACACATGAAACTTCAATTAGCGGCAGTCCAACTGCCTGCAGAAGCTTGTTCACCCGGCAGCTTCTATGCCAGCTGGTGGATTTCAGTACGAAATTAGTCTAGGCATCCCTAATGTAATATCCATTTCATCATATTCAAATAATCAGGACAGATCACATAATTTATACATACACTTCAATCACAGAAACATATAGGTCTCATCAAAAATCTTCAATCAAAGTAACATATAAGCCTCATCCAAAACATTAAACTTCATCCGATAAACATAATAACCATATATATAGAGAGAGGTTCTGCCACAAGTACGGTACATATATGTTAAATGTGCCACAACCAAACTGAAGTGGTGCCACAAAAGGAGAAAGTACATATCTTTCTGAGGGTGCCACGCAACTAAAATGAGCATATAGTGGCTTAACCAGCAAAATGAGCAGAGCAAGTGTCTAGGTTCAACAAACAAAGCGTATTACATGATCACTGCACCAACTTAATCGCAGGTCTTCCAAATCTTCAGCAGTTTGAAGATCTTCCAAACCTCTGTCAGCTTCTGTAGCTAAACCTGCAACAGATAGGAAATTCAAAATGGAACTTCTGTTGCAAAACCTGCTCAGTTCAAAACAAATTAGAACTTACTGGTGAAAGCTATGACCAAGACTGAGTTAAACATGTATAGCATCATGCCTAGAGTTAATATAGTATTGAGTTTGAATCTTTTTTTTTGCACGGAGTTGAAATTTGTACAAATAGGCAAAACTCTATACAGTACTATATATTGAACTAATAGGCAAAACTTGAAACAAATAGGCATAACTCTATATTGTACATAGTACACTGTGTAGTATAAATAGGCAGGGGCGGGCACACGTCAATCCAAATACTCTAGCAAATGTAGCAGCAATACCCATCATAAAGAACCTGTTGACAGAATTGTAGCATCATCCCTGGAGGAAGGAGCTGCCAGTACAGCTAGATAAGTGCCAGGATGGTTTAGTTTCTAGTCACTTGTTGACTGAAAATAGTGTGAACAGCTAGATAAATACACATCTCCTGCAAATATGAGGATTAAGGAATGTTGGTATGAAGGCAAGAAGCTTGCCCGTTTTATTTCAACATATTGCCTCAGAATGCGGCTTCCAAAAGGCATCCAACAAAACCAGTATTTTGAATACTCAAAACTAGAATGAGCAATAATAAGAACCTACAGCAGCATGGATCATTGGATGAATGAATATGTTGAGCAGAGGATAATGTGCTGCAACTGCTGAGAGTTTCGATAACAATAAGCTACTACCATTTTTCTAACACACAAAAAAAGCCACTTGAACGTAAAAGTTCACAAAAAATCACATTGTTTACAACATGTCTTGCATGGACACGCTTAACATCAACATATGTAGCAAAGTACTAGCTCCAAGCCAAAAAATCTTTCATGTGCAAATAGGCAAAACATGCTAAGTCAATTTTTGTTGTTGCACTGAGTTAAACATTTACTATATGAAATATTTTTTCATTTTGTAAACTTCAGTACTGTACAGAGTTGAGGGCATGCAAATTCTTGGAAACATGTATATTACCTCATCCGCTTGCTTGTGGTCGCATTCCTGCTTTTGCCATGCGCTTGTCCACTTCCAACTGCATACATAGAAAGCTTTTTAAGCAATCAACCATGATAGTCATTGGTAACTTCCTTGTGTGTTCCAGTTTGTTGCGATGAAATGCCACATCCTTACTTTGTTGTGTGCGCCCTACTGCCTTCTTTTGCAAAATAAGTATGTTTCATTTTCTTGCAGCACCTCATGTTGAGCGGTGTAGGTTGCACAAAGTTTACAAAAAGATGTACAAGGATCAAACATGTACCTTCAGTTTGTTTACCACAAGCACAAGCACACAACCTAGTAGCCTAAATAAGCATTGCAATTGTCATAGTATAACAAGCAAACAAACACAAGAGTCATGTCCATAAAGCAAATAGATGTACAGGCAAGCATACGTGCAGAGAAACACATATAGAGTTAGTAATAAACTTGGATAGATGGTTCAATACAAGCACATTGTAACAGTACCAATAATAACTTAGATAACTTAACTAGTcctaagtactcagaagtaaagcTGATTGTCCCTATTTTCAGTAAGTGATCATGCAAGAAGACAATTTCTTTTTATGGGTGTCAGTACCACTAGAAGGTCTCAGGACACAAGTTGCTCTTGGAGAAAAGATGAAGGGTGTGTTTGGATGCTGCCCCTGCCAGCCCTACCAATCCGCGGGCACGCCAATTTTTTGGCGCACCTTTCAGGCGACTTGCCAAATCATTGGCGCAAAATGAACTAGTGAAACTGCATGAGCCGTGGCCAGCCAAAATATTGGTCAGGAACCAAACAGGTGCGCGCGCCATGGTCAACGACCAATTTTTTGGTTCGGCTGGTGTAGGATCCGATCCAAACACACCCGAACACATGCCACATATATTACCAATTTCATGGAAACAATAATGATGGTATCTTTTCATATGCAGAGCTGTTTCTTTCTCCTCTTGGCTTAAGCTGGTCTTGTGCCTTAATCCACTAACTAATGCAGGTCTTGCATTGCACACTGCCTTACAGCTGGTTAAAAAGAGCTTTTGCATCTTTACCTCCTGCCCCTGCATCTACATACACTGGGGCAATGAAAATGCGGAGTGACATTATGAGGCACCACTGTCCTGCCCTGCATTGAGTTAGACTAGTACAAGGAGTATTTTTCTCAACAAGTTATACTCATGCTAGTTTGTTTTTTTAAACTCATTCAAAGTTCAAATTAATCCTCCTAGAATTGGAGCTTGCCTGTGTATGTAGAGAAAGTACCCTGATGTTATACTCCTAGAACCTTACTGTATGGCCACAAATTAGTTCTCCTAGAATTGGAGTACCTTGATGTTGAGGATGCAGAGTGTATGACCACAAATTTGGTCATTCTGAAATTAGTTCTTTACTGGAATAACAATATTAGCACTAAAATGTTCAGGTATTCCTAACTGAACCTAACTGAAGTGAATGACAATAATCCCCATCTCTCTCCATAGACCAGAGCAAACACAATAATCCCTTCTCTCTATACTCCAGCACAATAAAATGGATGTATTACTTTGGGGCATCAACTAAAAAAACAAAGACTTAAATAATTAGCTTTCTTTCATCTCAAATTAAAATGAACTCCAAAGCTCAACTAAACAACTTAGTCAGGTATCAACAAATCTAATTAAGGCAATTGCGTAGCTCCACATTCAGAACAAAAAAAGGCAATGAAATTGCAACGAAATCTCACCTGTCAAAGAGGCAGTAATGTCTAGGGAAACGATGTTGAGGAGGCAGAGCTGCTTGCACGAGAGGAGGGTCGACGGTCTACTGCTTCGGGCGCGTGTGAAGGAGGCGGACCCGTGGCTTAGTGCTCGGTGAAGCTTGCGGGGAGGcctgtgaaggaaatatgccctagaggcaataataaagttattatttatttccttatttcatgataaatgtttattattcatgctataattgtattaaccggaaacataatacatgtgtgaatacatagacaaacagagtgtcactagtatgcctctacttgactagctcgttaatcaaagatggttatgtttcctaaccatagacaaagagttgttatttgattaacgggatcacatcattaggtgaatgatctgattgacatgacccattccattagcttagcacccgatcgtttagtatgttgctattgctttcttcatgacttatacatgttcctatgactatgagattatgcaactcccgtttgccggaggaacactttgtgtgctaccaaacgtcacaatgtaactgggtgattataaaggtgctctacaggtgtctccaaaggtacatgttgggttgacgtatttcgagattaggatttgtcactccgatcgtcggagaggtatctctgggccctctcggtaatgcacatcacttaagccttgcaagcattgcaactaatgagttagttgcgagatgatgtattacggaacgagtaaaaagacttgccggtaacgagattgaactaggtattggataccgacgatcgaatctcgggcaagtaacataccgatgacaaagggaacaacgtatgtagttatgcggtctgaccgataaagatcttcgtagaatatgtaggagccaatatgggcatccaggtcccgctattggttattgaccggtgacgtttctcggtcatgtctacattgttctcgaacccgtagggtccacacgcttaaggtttcgatgacagttatattatgagtttatggtttttgatgtaccgaaggagttcggagtcccggatgagatcggggacatgacgaggagtctcgaaatggtcgagacgtaaagatcaatatattggacgactatattcggacatcgaaaaggttctgagtggttcgggtattttttggagtaccggggagttacgggaatacgggagaagaagtatatgggccttattgggctttaggggagagggagaggcaggccgtgcgcccccccaaggcctagtccgaattggactagggggaggggctgcgccccctccttccttctcttccctcttccccttccttgtctcctactcctaatacttggaaggactcctagttggactaggaaagggggaatcctactcccggtgggagtaggactcccctagggtgcgccatagagagggccggccctcccctcctccactcctttatatacgggggcagggggcaccccatagacacacaagttgatcttcgtgatcgttctcttagccgtgtgcggtgcccccttccaccataatcctcgataatattgtagcggcgcttaggcgaagccctgcgacggtagaacatcaagatcgtcaccacgccatcatgctgacggaactcttccccgacactttgctggatcggagtccggggatcgtcatcgagctgaacgtgtgctagaactcggaggtgccgtagtttcggtgcttggatcggtcggatcgtgaagacgtacgactacatcaaccgcgttgtcataacgcttccgctatcggtctacgagggtatgtagaaaacactctcccctctcgttgctatgcatcaccatgatcttgcgtgtgcgtaggaaatgttttgaaattactacgttccccaacagtggcatccgagcctaggttttatgtgttgatgttatatgcacgagtagaacacaagtgagttgtgggcgatataagtcatactgcttaccagcatgtcatactttggttcagcggtattgttggatgaagcggcccggaccgacattacgcgtacgcttacgcgagactggttctacggacgtgctttgcacacaagtggctggcgggtgtcagtttctccaactttagttgaaccgagtgtggctacgcccggtccttgcgaaggttaaaacaacactaacttgacaaactatcgttgtgatttttgatgcgtaggtaagaacggttcttgctaagcccgtagcagccatgtaaaacttgcaacaacaaagtagaggacgtctaacttgtttttgcagggcatgttgtgatgtgatatggtcaagccgtgatgagatataagttgatgtatgagatgatcatgttttgttgaagttatccgcaactggcaaaatccttatggttgtctctctattgcataagatgcaagcgcccaataactgctttactttatcgctatccGATAGCagtagttgcaagagcaattgttggcgagacgaccacgtgacgacacattgatatagatcaagatgatggagatcatggtgtcatgccggtgacgatagagatcataacagtactttggagatggaaatcaaaggcgcaagatgatgatggccatatcatgtcacatattttgattgcatatgatgtttatcttttatacatcttattt from Triticum urartu cultivar G1812 chromosome 3, Tu2.1, whole genome shotgun sequence encodes:
- the LOC125549482 gene encoding subtilisin-like protease 3 codes for the protein MMYPTTTRSPEFLGLRKDAGLWAKSSYGKGIIIGVIDSGIESRHPSFDDAGISPPPARWKGACTGGVVFVTSAGNKGPNPSTIKNDSPWEITVAAGSVDRRLAADFVLESGDLVEGEALVQGANSTAYQPLHYPGEGNLCKNVSADRTRGHILICDYARVNVDAQARIIKNLYDNGAAQVALIGRERSGFTLGFKEYGSSVVQEPAAVGRKLKDYSQYPDSAAQVFFKGTRLGIGQSPTVAYFSSRGPSRNNPQIMKPDILAPGLNILAAATASPDRGPFRFKSGTSMAAPHVSGVVALLKSLHPDWSPAAIRSAMMTTADDLDNDGNRIMNEKHQPASAFALGAGHVNATRAVDPGLVYDLEVRDYAGYVCHLFAKLDDDDDYYALQDIIQDLNLNCKIVPPVSDVDLNYPNIVVPANTTVRRTLTNMGPVEQYTGRLSMDHDVGLDFSPKSLTFSRPGEKLTFQVSHHGAEVAQGFLIWESDTHTVQSPLVVVRS